The Pyrus communis chromosome 9, drPyrComm1.1, whole genome shotgun sequence genome has a segment encoding these proteins:
- the LOC137744713 gene encoding probable WRKY transcription factor 70, translated as MEWSWSDSVLSNRERVMEELIQGRELASQLSTAYDNRSVVNGDDEGSAEGFVNTLLILNGKESDQEFVSDQIQGNSSSVSGGGGSGVNDGGSVVSRGGADLSSWDANHDHAAAIKSEDYTEEEISCKSTSSFKDGRDSYKRRKTTDSWTRDTPGLIDDGHAWRKYGNKVIHNAKHPRSYFRCTHKFDQGCKATKHVQQVQDHPSVLRTTYYGAHTCRDYFKTSDLVLDCTNHRDSSMFISFDNANCLTNKQEHPFFASFASSSVKEELIVKATSDHTLTSHDNHWLQSDYLVSPDDLMAFKSSGPVSGFSSSIDQYDGDDNVFSRIIAELI; from the exons ATGGAGTGGTCGTGGTCGGACAGTGTGCTCTCAAATAGGGAGAGGGTTATGGAGGAGTTGATCCAAGGCCGTGAATTGGCAAGTCAACTTAGTACGGCTTATGATAACAGGTCAGTTGTTAACGGTGATGATGAGGGATCAGCTGAAGGTTTTGTTAATACCCTTTTGATTTTAAATGGGAAGGAGTCTGATCAGGAGTTTGTTTCTGATCAGATTCAAGGAAATAGTAGTAGTgttagtggtggtggtggtagtggtgttAATGACGGAGGTAGTGTTGTTAGCCGTGGTGGTGCTGATTTATCATCTTGGGATGCTAATCATGATCATGCAGCTGCTATTAAGTCTGAAGATTATACTGAGGAGGAGATCAGTTGTAAGAGCACTTCATCCTTCAAGGATGGTAGAGATTCTTATAAGAGAAG AAAGACTACAGACTCTTGGACTAGAGATACTCCTGGTTTGATTGACGATGGTCATGCATGGAGAAAGTACGGAAATAAAGTTATCCACAATGCGAAGCATCCTag GAGCTACTTTAGATGCACTCACAAATTCGACCAAGGGTGCAAAGCAACCAAGCATGTTCAACAAGTTCAAGATCATCCATCAGTGTTACGAACCACATATTATGGCGCCCACACGTGCAGAGACTACTTCAAAACTTCTGACCTGGTCTTGGATTGCACAAATCATAGAGATTCTTCAATGTTCATTAGTTTTGACAACGCCAATTGTTTGACAAATAAACAAGAGCACCCATTTTTCGCATCCTTTGCTTCATCATCAGTTAAAGAAGAACTGATTGTCAAGGCAACAAGTGATCATACACTGACAAGCCACGACAACCATTGGCTACAGAGTGATTATCTCGTGTCACCTGATGATCTGATGGCATTCAAGTCCTCTGGGCCTGTGAGCGGGTTTTCATCAAGCATTGATCAGTATGATGGTGATGACAATGTGTTTTCGAGGATAATAGCCGAGTTAATTTGA
- the LOC137744233 gene encoding uncharacterized protein, with translation MPPIRNSKPTNRNRKYLSGSQKRRNKEKEEALIKSQAGSLSKFFKKQDDNLVNEEQGNHDNNGEKDEFMTETNNEEQDERCEPISDDGSKEQEDKPLIETDIEEHDQANENGKDNEIVFPLNIDDPGNWDKIDQNLRDMLVERGPKRVDDVAFLKDNSDRHFSSVHYIRKLPNGETQDRKWLVYSCSLDTVFCSCCMLFKKIGIKTYLDNEGFKDWKNIGHRLTTHETSKNTFTT, from the coding sequence ATGCCTCCTATTAGAAATAGTAAGCCCACTAACAGAAATAGAAAGTATCTCTCTGGGTCTCAAAAAAGAAGGAATAAGGAAAAGGAAGAAGCATTAATAAAGTCTCAGGCTGGATCTCTTAGTAAGTTTTTCAAGAAACAAGATGACAATTTAGTGAATGAGGAACAAGGGAATCATGACAATAATGGGGAAAAAGATGAATTCATGACTGAGACTAATAACGAAGAGCAAGATGAGCGATGTGAGCCTATATCTGATGATGGTAGTAAAGAGCAAGAAGATAAACCTTTGATTGAGACTGACATTGAAGAACATGATCAAGCTAATGAGAATGGTAAAGATAATGAAATTGTCTTTCCTTTGAATATTGATGATCCAGGGAATTGGGATAAGATTGATCAAAATCTTAGGGACATGTTAGTGGAAAGAGGTCCTAAAAGAGTTGATGATGTCGCATTTCTAAAAGATAATTCAGATAGGCATTTTTCTTCTGTACATTACATTAGAAAATTGCCTAATGGGGAGACGCAAGATAGGAAGTGGCTAGTGTACTCATGTTCTTTGGATACAGTATTTTGTTCTTGTTGCATGTTATTCAAGAAAATTGGAATCAAGACTTATCTGGATAATGAGGGTTTTAAAGATTGGAAGAATATTGGTCACAGGCTTACAACTCATGAAACTAGCAAGAACACATTCACTACATGA